taaagctcatatttacccacttttgcaattaaaccctaatatgcaatttagACATGCAATcactgaaatttcttatcggtacTCTTAACACATGCATCCCATCAatcaataaatcataaaaattaatcacaataaacttttctatctcagattcgtggtttcgcaaccactgttctgtttaggccctatttcgggatgttgcaataacaacaaaatagtagcaacataattgtgaaatggtagcaaaatagtgaaaaaaaaacaacaagaaaatagcaaaataataataataaacaacaataaaacagtaaaaaaaaccattttttttgcatattctGGCGGGGACGGGCTTGGGGCCAAAAAAGCTTTACTTGAGGCACGACCTATTTTCTAAATGGGCCTTTTTTTcacccaaacccatttttcgggtctatatttttacccaaaccctctcacttCTTGGTCGAACCTTCGGGCCAAGCCCATCCATGGATAGGTCTAAGGGAAACcaaaaatgtgtaaaaaattttaatttttataactttctttaatatatatattttatagtgtttgaataattttaataaaatttatatattattctaaaatctttataacatttaaaacttttctatacttttttttttaaattctatatttttcttaaaaaatttataacatttaaaaattttctataatttttaataatttgtataactattgataatttttaatatatatttttaaatttttaacaatttcctacttaaataatcaattaagccttcgtaaaataataaaaaatcaaataaggtCCACATCAGCTTGTCAAGTCACTCGCCACGTAAGTAGTTAACAGTcaatgaaaaaatgaatttaagagACTTAATTGGAGGTAACAATTAGGTGCAGTTTTGAATAAAGAcatgattgattttttaattatttttggtgacATTTTAGCCCAAAAAAACCAGCATACAAAAGCTTAATAGAAGGAATTGAGTGTAGGAATGTTTGAATATTGTTAAAACGGGACAGTTGATTGGCTGGAATAAAAGCAATGAATAGATCCTGGTTCTTTTGAAAGTAAGTTTATAGAGtatgaaagaatgatttttgATTTGTGAGATTTAGCGGCAATACAGAAggggtaaaattttaagaaaatgaaacGACTGGTTTCCAATTATGCTGGCAACATTGTTGTTAATGTACCCACGCTCATGACTGAACTATCCACAACATCATTCGTATCCAACCCAGCACTCCATCTCCGAAGAATCCTCAACAGCACCGCAGCCTTCCGTCGAGCTCTCATTGTTCCCGTCCCCATCACTTCCCATATAATCCTTTCGATCGATGGAACCGCTGCCAGCTCTGCCACAACCTCCAATCCCCCTTTTCTACATATAGTGACTAAACTAGCTGCTGCGCTTTCTCTCGCAGTATCCGATCCTTCCATCAAAATAACACCCAGTTTCTTAATTGAATTGTAAGCCTCTGCAATCGCCACCAGTCCGCCTCTCTTCACCACCGCCTCGAGTATCGTCACGGCCTCTTCTGGTAGCACGTTAATGACTCCGATCACCGTCTCTATAACTCCTCCTTCCACTAGCCTCCCAACGGTCTCCCTATCTCCCGCCAAATTCAAAATAGTCACGAGTGCATCCCTTTTAGAATTAGTGGGCCCGTCTTTTGCCAAATCCATCAATCCTTTTATGACACGTGTCTTCCTCCCCAGCCTTTTCCTGTAGGTGTGAACACCGGATAAGCTGAATATTGTAGCTGCCGCATTTCCTTTGGCTTCCCATGTGGCACCAAAACGTAATACATCGATAACACCGTTTAAAGCTCCGTCGGTTTCCATTATCCTCGTTTTGTTTGCTTCTAGGATGGAAAGATTAAGAATCGTTGTAACGGCATTGACTTGAAGGTTTGGGTGTTCGGAGCCTACACCCGAACCTAAACATCTGACAAGGATCGGAATTGCGCCAGCTTCAGCGATGCAGGCTCGGCTGTCGGAGTCAGTTTTAGCCAGGGCTCGAAGCTCATAAGTGACGGCATTAGCTGCCTCCATGGATGGAGAAGCCGAAAGTTTGTTGACCAAAAAGTACACCGTCATTTTCGTAGCTTCAAAGGCGGCTTTGGTGGCTTTGACACCGCTAACTTTCTCGTTACTTCCCACGGTTTCAAACGGGACTCTCTGTTGGCGGCACCACATGGCTATAAGATTCCTCAAAGCGCGGTTAGGGATGAGATTGGTGTGGGCCAGGGTCTGACCAGTCTTTGGACACGTGTTGTGTCCAGATTCAATCCACTGATTAATCGATTCGCGATCGTACGTCTGTCCAGAGGCCACGACAACCGGGTCCCGCATTAACTCTAAGCTTATCGGACACCGAAAGTCCGCCGGAACAGCAATCTCCGACAATGAATTCCGCCGGCGATGGTCTGGTTCCAGTTGCGTCGTTGAAGATCCAAATAGAACACATTTAGCATAACGAAGGAGACCAATCAAAGAAGCAATATCTAATTTGGACTTTTCATCGATTTGGTTCTGGATTTCATCTTGGAGACACTCGATTTCTTCTCTACAACTTGATTGGTCGCGTAACCCTAAATTATCCAGAATCTGTTTAAGCTTTAAGTGATGAGGGACGATCTCTTTCTTAATCTGATGAAGCAAAGCTAGAACATCTCGCCTGAGAGAATCGTCTCTGGGATCTACCGATGGTTTAGATTGGAAGCAGTGTTTTCTTACCAAAACGAAGAGCTCCTCCACGTCTTGACTCAAATCCAATTCATTGACGGGGAAGATATCGAGGAGAGTGGACAATTCGAGGGTGAGCTCGTGGAAACTGTTGGCCAATGGTTGGATTCGCATGAGCAGCCACATCTTGCTTCCGCTGCAACAATCTTCCATTAAAGTCTTTATTCTCTGGAAAACTAAGTACATTTCTTCGAAGCAGAGGAGGATCGAAGGAGAGAAGGAGGTGGAAACTGGGTTGCGAAGAAGCTCCTCGAATACGATAGCTAGAAGCTTCGACTTGTTTATGGTGGAAAGGGACTTTTGTATTAGGAGACATTGAATAGGTTTGAGGGCGGAGATTTCTTGAGACaaagaaagaagagattttaCCAGGTTCAAGTCTGCAAATTTCGGAGATATGGAGGAGCCCGTCGACGGCCAGCGCTTTCTTGGCGGGAAAACCCGAGGAGAAACGGCCATGAAACACAAATTAATAACTCTTACCAATGACTTTCTGCAACACAGATATCTAAGCTAATGGAATGAGAAATTTggtagctttttttttttggctttgaATTGAAGAAGAAGGTATAGCAGTAGTTGATTACCGATAGAACAAGTTGGCCCGTTGCATTTCAGCCCCACCTTTTAAACtcaatgattaatttaattaagtttaatcaattactttaatttttgttaaaaaataataatagagaatatgaatgtttgaaatgtgtgatgatatacatattttaactaatttatacctaatatatgcattttattttcactgaagtttaaatctatatattaaaattcatattacaaaaaataacaaataattctcctttttttttctttcaaaacaaCCCTCTTCCCTTTTCATGCCACATTAACTAAAATTTGTTCACATctatataaaattgataaaattcttATTGGTGAAACTAcctcatttaaataattatttattgaataaattatattagaatcatcttaaaaacataattttagacatcattaaaatattacggcatcatccattttaaatataacaaaatattatcataCGCATATCTATATATGATATCTTCAATTTAGGTTTTGTTTgataaatcattgaaaattaattaatttttacgcATGTTTGATAATCCAAAATTAAAGcaatatgataaatatttttctacaaaaagtgtagaaaataataaatagataagaGTTACTTATAACTTAATGgagaatattttcaattatttcaattttattttatttattttaatgttatgttATCCTATAAAAACTTTaagttctaaattttaattttgtttagaaCAAGGTGAAAtgcttaaaaattaaagataaaatgcataatataatttttataatttaaaatcagaTTTACCaaacaataatcaaattaaaataatgtatcaaacaaattttataacttaaatctatttttcaacatttaatttttcagtttatcaaacaacaccttaatttaactttaattaaaatacttaaactaattaattatttaagtaatagaaaacatattttcttccttttacaatttttaatttttaaaattaattatttttatttttatgcaagcaattttttaaaaaaatttgttttaggcagtcgattttttttcattttaaattgtttctatttcattttttaaaatttttaatcaaaaacaaaatttgataaTACAATTAGTGGTCactataatttttcaattttctactaaattttattattataatatcatatttttaatttttgggttcatattttctctattttctttaaattttaattatttatttcaagttttaaattttttcttatgactttttttctcaattttaattatttttatataatttaattaaaattaaattaagtaaagagaaaatatcatatataaattaaatgcatgtataatattagttatatatatatattaaaatttaataatatgaaactactttattaatatttaagatgatattaatttaaattattttcttattagatATATATTGGAAACAGaacattttaattgtcgtgTTGCATGGTTTTAGTGTATGAAAAGATAAATGTTTTGGTTTGGGAAGGCCGTTTACCAGGTCAGAGAATAAGTATTATAATCAACCTGCCTTTTACAATATTGCCAGCTGGCTCCCTTTTCTGAATTTTCAGCTCATTTCAATTTTGacgtattaaattgaatgaattaaagttgttattatattactaaCAGAAATGAGAGTTaataaattagattataaaattAAGAGATAAAAGACGAGAAAATAGTTTCAAGTTTATAATtatctttttcaataatatcgttttttagtgttttaataattatttttaatacaatgtaaataatatacaaaaccTAAGCGAGATGCATATTGTGAGAAACGGTTGGTAAAGTTTGTTGTGGACTTGTTCCAAATCCTCATCATATATCCacctttttccaaaattaaaaaagtattgtATGCATTATTTCTGTTTTCCTCTTAGACTTTACATTACACATCCAGCTTTGATCCAACACACTTTTTTGCTTtatattttccctttttgttttcttatatgAACTCAGCTCCGCTGTATAGATGATAAACTGTAAAGTAAAGATATGATGTCAGGTTGGCATTTCAAGTTCAGGCTTAGAATTCTGGAGCATTAATCAATTTCAATTATGCAACTGGAAGACCTGTGTATACCTAAACAAGATGGAGTACTGGGAATCTCAAATATTGATCCGATGAATGAAACTCCCCTGCCATAATGACAGATTAGGGACACTCACTACGACGGTATTAAAAGCTAAATACCACTAAGCTTGAGATTTTCAGTGTGAAATTAAAACACCCTTAGACTCATGGATTTGGAAAGATATTTTGAGTAGAAGTATTTACAATGCAAAAAGTTGTTATTAGTGGGTATATCTCACATTGGTTACGTACAAGTTACTAAGAGagtttttatatagttttattttttgttttctttgaataATTGGGTTATTATTGCTTGTCTGGTTTGTTTGTGTTTATGTTAACATGTGTCTTCAACATGTATTACTTTTCTTTTGgataaaagttttattatttttccagaaaataatatcttttaaaacaaatttgcttttttccaattttattattttatttttgcgaAAAATCTGGAACAAATATATCTTGCCATGGGTCTTAACCACATGATCTTACACACATTCATGTATCGTGTTTTGCCAGTCCAGTCTTCATCTTATTGGAGGCTACACCATGAGTGTTttcaaatcatattaaaatgaCCATGGGTCAACTGCCCTACCAGAGGATTCACAAAGGAACATTTTACTCAGCGTTCACTTGCCCAGATGTTCACCTTTTTACTGGTTTACACACTTCGTATATTAGACCTTACCTTCATGCTCACCAAACATTATTCTTTTGAATAGAACTTTGTACATATCATTATAACACATCTCTTATCTTTACTTTCCTCATACTTTTACCAATTACTGTAGACAAAATCAtcccatatatataaatatgcttCTACTTGAACATATCACAAAAAAGAGTTAGGATAGAGACTTACCTTATTCTCACCTACTACAGTTTTAAGCTTCAAACTCTAACGTTCTTCTCAAACCAGCAACAACAACTACTTAAAGAACATAGATTCACAATTACAACtcttatacataaaatttacttattatcTTAATCATTGACAACTTCATGCAAAGCCTTGTTCTTATAGCCTCACTGTTCATATACCTCTTACCAATTTActcaatcaaaatctaacatgCAGAGCTGTAATACTTACCTGGGAATGGAATAACCATTGATAAGATCCAGAAACATAACTTCAAGCTTAATGAGGAAGACATATCattggattaaaaaaaagaatcagaGAGTAACATTTTCCAGAAAGAAAACCTCCTTGCAGAACCCTCCTCACACATATCTATGATCCATCTTACTAAGTGAAACTTAACAAGTGTCACAAATTTCAGAACTTGCCTTTCTTCGTGGCCTACAGATTCTAAGGGAAACATAAATGAGAATTATGAACTAATATTATTTAACTAGCCAATCAAGTTGGCTCCCAACCAGATCACTTTACAAACCAACTAGCATAACATTCAAACGAACTAGGTGTACTATATATTTGACTATAACTCATACTACACTTACCCATTTTCGCTTATAACAatcttttcctttaaaaaataaaatatcctgAAATAAAATCTTTACTTACTTACACGGCGGTTACTATATGCCCACATTTAAACCTCGAAAAAAATAATTGGGCAAACTACACTTCGTCatacatattatttttctagaataCACTTAAATCTTAGACCCAACAGACTTAGGATGTGACGCAATTTAGCTGGTTCCTAACCATGTCACTTTACAACCCAACTATCACAATACTCAGAAAAACAAGGTGTACTATACATTTACTATACATTTGGCTGTAACTCATACAATAATTACCTTTTCACTTAAcacaatctttttatttaaataacaaaataaccaaaaatagAATCTTCACTTATTTACACAGAAGTTACTATGTGCCCACTCTTATTCGTCAAAAGAAGCAAATGGATGGACTTTGCCATACAGATAATTTCACCACTACATGCCTTAATCTTAGATCCGCCAGACTTGGGGTGTGACACTACCCATATTACAACCATGAGAAGACTTATTGATTTAAATCATTATGCCAACTACATTAGTGAAAATGGGCTATTGAGTTCAACAAATGAAGACATAAATTGAAGCTTAGGATTGTTCCTTAGCTTAACCTAAAGAATAGAGATTGATTGGGAAGAATTATTCACACATTAATGGGGGGTGACATTCAAATCATCGGTTTGTTAGCATCTTAATACTAGAAGAACTTGATTTACAAGTGCGCATGAGTTAGATATTTGCAAGATTGGTTTGAGAGCATTATATCACTAATGCATGACCATGTGGAGAATTGATTCTATTTAGTtaatagtgtttgttttattCTCGAGTCTAAGTGTGTTTTATGGTCTATTAATTGCTTATTGGGTCGTGTCATGTAGGTTGGATAGTGTCATCCTTCGAGATAAGcgatgaattaagtttgggggtgtgataactctatgatatagagttattttattatttttaagcttatatttcatttaagttaAGAGTGGTTGAGAGtgttttagtaatattttaattatgtttttgataagtagtttaagcttttattttaataatgaattattgAGAATTTAGATActgaaaatgtgatttttatatCCTTTAAGGTGGTTAGTAGAATATTGGAAATGTGAGGAaagaattttctaaatttcacTGACTGAAACCTTAATGCTATAGCAACACCGCGGTAACGAACCTGATGGGAACAAGTTGGAAATGTCATACTTAAAGAGCGCCACATAATCTTCTGGGATTAAGTTATATCTTAATCAGGCATTGATAAAAATCAAGGACTAGGAAGAAATAGGCTAGGAAGGAATGTGAAAGCCCAAACCACTTCCAATAAGACAAGAACAGAAAAGGAGAAAAGGAAAGTGGTTAACCTAGGAAATCTTATTTTTGGAAGggatataaaaatcatattttttttatattttggagaCAGTAGCCATCatgtttaaagaaaaaaatagaaacttttagagaagatcattgaaaaataagaagagaagagaaggaagaacgAGACACGCACGACATGTGGAGAACTGTTGACTTTCATCTCAAC
This genomic window from Gossypium raimondii isolate GPD5lz chromosome 10, ASM2569854v1, whole genome shotgun sequence contains:
- the LOC105777503 gene encoding U-box domain-containing protein 16, with the translated sequence MAVSPRVFPPRKRWPSTGSSISPKFADLNLVKSLLSLSQEISALKPIQCLLIQKSLSTINKSKLLAIVFEELLRNPVSTSFSPSILLCFEEMYLVFQRIKTLMEDCCSGSKMWLLMRIQPLANSFHELTLELSTLLDIFPVNELDLSQDVEELFVLVRKHCFQSKPSVDPRDDSLRRDVLALLHQIKKEIVPHHLKLKQILDNLGLRDQSSCREEIECLQDEIQNQIDEKSKLDIASLIGLLRYAKCVLFGSSTTQLEPDHRRRNSLSEIAVPADFRCPISLELMRDPVVVASGQTYDRESINQWIESGHNTCPKTGQTLAHTNLIPNRALRNLIAMWCRQQRVPFETVGSNEKVSGVKATKAAFEATKMTVYFLVNKLSASPSMEAANAVTYELRALAKTDSDSRACIAEAGAIPILVRCLGSGVGSEHPNLQVNAVTTILNLSILEANKTRIMETDGALNGVIDVLRFGATWEAKGNAAATIFSLSGVHTYRKRLGRKTRVIKGLMDLAKDGPTNSKRDALVTILNLAGDRETVGRLVEGGVIETVIGVINVLPEEAVTILEAVVKRGGLVAIAEAYNSIKKLGVILMEGSDTARESAAASLVTICRKGGLEVVAELAAVPSIERIIWEVMGTGTMRARRKAAVLLRILRRWSAGLDTNDVVDSSVMSVGTLTTMLPA